A DNA window from Caulobacter mirabilis contains the following coding sequences:
- the nuoF gene encoding NADH-quinone oxidoreductase subunit NuoF, which yields MVGILEDKDRIFTNLYGLHDWGLEGAKKRGCWNATKDMLDAGRDWVIDNIKQSGLRGRGGAGFGTGLKWSFMPKELKDGRPHYLVVNADESEPGTCKDREIMRHDPHLLIEGCLIASFAMQAHACYIYIRGEYVREREVLEEAIKQAYEAKLVGKNNVHGWDFDIYVHHGGGAYICGEETALLESLEGKKGQPRLKPPFPAGAGLYGMPTTVNNVESIAVVGTILRRGAGWFAGFGRPNNAGTKLFCVSGHVNLPCNVEEAMSIPFRQLMEDHCGGIRGGWGNLKAVIPGGSSVAMIPAEQCEDLPMDFDALRELKSGLGTAAVIVMDKSTDLVRAIARLSYFYKHESCGQCTPCREGTGWMWRVMERMATGEAEMKEIDTLLDVASQVEGHTICALGDAAAWPIQGLFRHFRHEVEERITSYRAGRPHVQGASLIAAE from the coding sequence ATGGTCGGCATCCTCGAAGACAAGGACCGCATCTTCACCAACCTCTACGGGCTCCATGACTGGGGTCTGGAAGGGGCGAAGAAGCGCGGCTGCTGGAACGCCACGAAGGACATGCTTGATGCAGGTCGCGACTGGGTCATCGACAACATCAAGCAGTCGGGCCTGCGCGGCCGCGGCGGGGCGGGCTTCGGCACCGGCCTGAAGTGGTCGTTCATGCCCAAGGAGCTCAAGGACGGGCGGCCGCACTATCTGGTCGTCAACGCCGACGAGTCCGAGCCGGGCACCTGCAAGGACCGCGAGATCATGCGCCATGATCCGCACCTGCTGATCGAGGGCTGCCTGATCGCCTCCTTCGCGATGCAGGCCCACGCCTGCTACATCTACATCCGCGGCGAGTACGTCCGCGAGCGCGAGGTGCTCGAGGAAGCGATCAAGCAGGCCTACGAGGCCAAGCTGGTCGGCAAGAACAACGTCCATGGCTGGGACTTCGACATCTACGTCCACCATGGCGGCGGGGCCTATATCTGCGGCGAGGAAACCGCGCTGCTGGAAAGCCTGGAAGGCAAGAAGGGCCAGCCGCGCCTCAAGCCGCCGTTCCCGGCCGGCGCCGGCCTCTACGGCATGCCGACCACCGTCAACAACGTCGAGTCGATCGCAGTCGTCGGCACGATCCTGCGCCGCGGGGCAGGGTGGTTCGCCGGCTTCGGCCGTCCGAACAACGCCGGCACCAAGCTGTTCTGCGTCAGCGGGCATGTGAACCTGCCCTGCAACGTGGAAGAGGCGATGAGCATCCCCTTCCGCCAGCTGATGGAAGACCACTGCGGCGGCATCCGCGGCGGCTGGGGCAACCTGAAGGCCGTCATTCCGGGCGGTTCGTCGGTCGCCATGATCCCGGCCGAGCAATGCGAAGACCTGCCGATGGATTTCGACGCCCTGCGCGAGCTGAAGTCGGGCCTGGGCACCGCCGCCGTGATCGTCATGGACAAGTCGACCGACCTGGTCCGGGCGATCGCCCGGCTGAGCTACTTCTACAAGCACGAGAGCTGCGGCCAGTGCACGCCGTGCCGCGAAGGCACCGGCTGGATGTGGCGGGTGATGGAGCGCATGGCCACCGGCGAGGCGGAGATGAAGGAGATCGACACCCTTCTCGACGTTGCTAGCCAGGTCGAAGGCCACACCATCTGCGCCCTGGGCGATGCGGCCGCCTGGCCGATCCAGGGTCTGTTCCGCCACTTCCGCCACGAGGTGGAAGAGCGCATCACCAGCTATCGCGCCGGCCGCCCGCACGTGCAGGGCGCCTCGCTGATCGCGGCGGAGTAG
- the nuoE gene encoding NADH-quinone oxidoreductase subunit NuoE — protein sequence MSVRRLAKEQPASFDFSKDTLKKAQWWIAKYPAERRQSAVIPILWLVQKQEGWVSEPAIRAIAEMLGMPVIRVLEVVTFYTMFQLEPVGKVAFVQLCGTTPCMLCGANDLKKVLHDKIGPKNHVSADGKFSWEEVECLGACSNAPMAAINDYYYEDLTPETLGQIIDDFAAGKKPKPGSYVGRKASEPHDKIQTLTDPKLYDGSAAKKIKLPNAPEKAKKAKKAEPAA from the coding sequence GTGAGCGTTCGTCGTCTCGCGAAAGAGCAACCCGCTTCCTTCGACTTCAGCAAGGACACGCTGAAGAAGGCTCAGTGGTGGATCGCCAAGTACCCGGCCGAGCGTCGCCAATCGGCGGTGATCCCGATCCTGTGGCTGGTCCAGAAGCAGGAAGGCTGGGTGTCGGAGCCGGCGATCCGCGCGATCGCCGAGATGCTCGGCATGCCGGTGATCCGCGTGCTGGAGGTCGTGACCTTCTACACGATGTTCCAGCTTGAGCCGGTCGGCAAGGTGGCCTTCGTCCAGCTGTGCGGCACCACGCCGTGCATGCTGTGCGGCGCCAACGACCTGAAGAAGGTCCTGCACGACAAGATCGGGCCGAAAAACCACGTCTCGGCCGACGGCAAGTTCAGCTGGGAAGAGGTCGAGTGCCTGGGCGCGTGCAGCAACGCGCCGATGGCCGCGATCAACGACTACTACTACGAGGACCTGACCCCGGAGACCCTGGGCCAGATCATCGACGACTTCGCCGCCGGCAAGAAGCCCAAGCCGGGCTCCTACGTGGGCCGCAAGGCGTCCGAGCCGCACGACAAGATCCAGACCCTGACCGATCCGAAGCTGTACGACGGCTCGGCGGCCAAGAAGATCAAGCTGCCCAACGCGCCCGAAAAGGCGAAGAAGGCCAAGAAGGCGGAGCCTGCCGCCTGA
- a CDS encoding NADH-quinone oxidoreductase subunit D, which yields MADDAANLPLVPETPVRKFNINFGPQHPAAHGVLRLVLELDGEIVERVDPHVGLLHRGTEKLMEARTYLQNIPYFDRLDYVAPMNQEHAFCLAIEKLLDIDVPIRGRIIRVLYSEIGRILNHLLNVTTQAMDVGALTPPLWGFEDREKLMVFYERACGARLHSNYFRPGGVHQDLPDALVEDIDAWAVAFPKTCDDIETLITGNRIFKQRNVDIGVVTREDAIRWSFSGVMVRGSGIAWDLRRNQPYENYNDFEFDIPLGVNGDCYDRYLCRMQEMRESVKIIRQACDMLRKTRGPVLTEDNKVAPPRRGEMKRSMEALIHHFKLYTEGFRTPPGEVYTAVEAPKGEFGVFLVSDGGNKPYRCKIRAPGFPHLAAMDFMNRGHQLADVSAILGSLDIVFGEIDR from the coding sequence ATGGCCGACGACGCCGCCAACCTGCCGCTGGTTCCGGAAACCCCGGTCCGCAAGTTCAACATCAACTTCGGTCCCCAGCACCCGGCCGCGCACGGCGTGCTGCGCCTTGTGCTCGAGCTCGACGGCGAGATCGTCGAGCGGGTCGACCCGCACGTCGGTCTGCTGCATCGCGGCACCGAGAAGCTGATGGAGGCCCGGACCTACCTCCAGAACATCCCGTACTTCGACCGCCTCGACTACGTGGCGCCGATGAACCAGGAACACGCCTTCTGCCTGGCCATCGAGAAGCTGCTGGACATCGACGTGCCGATCCGCGGCCGCATCATCCGCGTCCTGTACTCGGAAATCGGCCGGATCCTGAACCACCTGCTGAACGTGACGACCCAGGCCATGGACGTGGGCGCCCTGACGCCGCCGCTCTGGGGCTTCGAGGACCGCGAGAAGCTGATGGTGTTCTACGAGCGCGCCTGCGGCGCTCGCCTGCACAGCAACTACTTCCGTCCGGGCGGCGTCCACCAGGACCTGCCGGACGCCCTGGTCGAGGATATCGACGCCTGGGCCGTCGCGTTCCCCAAGACCTGCGACGACATCGAGACCCTGATCACCGGCAACCGCATCTTCAAGCAGCGCAACGTCGACATCGGCGTGGTGACGCGCGAGGACGCGATCCGTTGGAGCTTCTCGGGCGTGATGGTGCGCGGTTCGGGCATTGCCTGGGACCTGCGCCGCAACCAGCCGTACGAGAACTACAACGACTTCGAGTTCGACATCCCGCTGGGCGTCAACGGCGACTGCTACGACCGCTACCTGTGCCGCATGCAGGAGATGCGGGAGTCGGTTAAGATCATCCGCCAGGCCTGCGACATGCTGCGCAAGACCCGCGGCCCGGTCCTGACCGAGGACAACAAGGTCGCGCCGCCGCGCCGGGGCGAGATGAAGCGCTCGATGGAAGCGCTGATCCACCACTTCAAGCTCTACACCGAGGGCTTCCGGACCCCGCCGGGCGAGGTCTACACGGCTGTCGAGGCCCCGAAGGGCGAGTTCGGCGTGTTCCTGGTCAGCGATGGCGGCAACAAGCCCTATCGCTGCAAGATCCGGGCGCCCGGCTTCCCGCACCTGGCGGCGATGGACTTCATGAACCGCGGCCACCAGCTGGCCGACGTCAGCGCCATCCTCGGCTCCCTTGATATCGTGTTTGGAGAGATCGACCGGTGA
- a CDS encoding NADH-quinone oxidoreductase subunit C — protein MSADLEAPKLEALGQAILANSAGSITAFHIEYGELTLAGPAGRIAEALTFLRDHADLRFHQLVDLCGVDYPERAQRFDVVYHLLSMVKNHRVRLKVQTDEDTPVPSVWQVFPAAEWFEREAFDMYGIFFEGHPDLRRLLTDYGFHGHPLRKDFPMTGYVEVRYDDELKRVVYEPVKIAEFRQFDFLSPWEGAQYALPGDEKAGS, from the coding sequence ATGAGCGCTGACCTCGAAGCCCCCAAGCTGGAAGCGCTCGGCCAGGCCATCCTGGCCAACAGCGCCGGTTCGATCACGGCCTTCCATATCGAGTATGGCGAGCTGACCCTGGCGGGCCCGGCCGGCCGTATCGCCGAGGCCCTGACCTTCCTGCGCGATCACGCGGACCTGCGCTTCCACCAGCTGGTGGACCTGTGCGGCGTCGACTATCCGGAGCGCGCCCAGCGCTTCGACGTGGTCTACCACCTGCTGTCGATGGTGAAGAACCACCGCGTCCGCCTGAAGGTGCAGACCGACGAGGACACGCCGGTCCCCAGCGTCTGGCAGGTCTTCCCGGCCGCCGAATGGTTCGAGCGCGAGGCGTTCGACATGTACGGGATCTTCTTCGAAGGCCACCCGGATCTGCGCCGCCTGCTGACCGACTACGGCTTCCACGGCCATCCGCTGCGGAAGGACTTCCCGATGACCGGCTACGTCGAGGTCCGCTACGACGACGAGCTGAAGCGGGTCGTCTACGAGCCGGTGAAGATCGCCGAGTTCCGCCAGTTCGATTTCCTCTCGCCCTGGGAAGGCGCTCAGTACGCGCTGCCCGGCGACGAGAAGGCGGGGAGCTAG
- a CDS encoding NuoB/complex I 20 kDa subunit family protein, translating to MEEGSPGMGVIVPAGAAGRTTVQGYDPKLHDPYFDGVSQQLADKGFVTAAADDLITWARTGSLMWMTFGLACCAVEMMQASMPRYDMERYGAAPRASPRQSDVMIVAGTLTNKMAPALRKVYDQMPEPRYVLSMGSCANGGGYYYYSYSVVRGCDRVVPVDIYIPGCPPTAEALVYGILQLQKKIRRTGTIER from the coding sequence ATGGAAGAAGGGAGCCCTGGAATGGGAGTAATCGTTCCCGCGGGCGCTGCTGGCCGGACCACGGTCCAGGGCTACGACCCCAAGCTCCACGACCCGTACTTCGACGGCGTCTCGCAGCAGCTCGCCGACAAGGGCTTCGTCACGGCCGCCGCCGACGACCTCATCACCTGGGCCCGCACCGGCTCGCTGATGTGGATGACCTTCGGCCTGGCCTGCTGCGCCGTCGAGATGATGCAGGCCTCGATGCCGCGCTACGACATGGAGCGCTACGGCGCCGCGCCGCGCGCCAGTCCGCGCCAGAGCGACGTGATGATCGTCGCCGGCACCCTGACCAACAAGATGGCCCCCGCGCTGCGCAAGGTCTACGACCAGATGCCCGAGCCGCGGTACGTCCTGTCGATGGGCAGCTGCGCCAACGGCGGCGGCTATTACTACTACAGCTACAGCGTCGTGCGCGGCTGCGACCGCGTCGTCCCGGTCGACATCTACATCCCGGGCTGCCCGCCGACCGCCGAGGCGCTGGTCTACGGCATCCTGCAGCTGCAGAAGAAGATTCGCCGCACGGGGACGATCGAGCGATGA
- a CDS encoding NADH-quinone oxidoreductase subunit A: MEAFLLQYLPIVILLGIAAVLGVGFIVASAVFAPAAPDPEKLSAYECGFNAFDDARMKFDIRFYLVSILFIIFDLEVAFLFPWAVSLMKLPVEQMQFAFWSMMGFLGVLTVGFIYEWKKGALEWE; the protein is encoded by the coding sequence ATGGAAGCCTTTCTCCTACAGTATCTGCCGATCGTGATTCTTCTCGGAATCGCGGCCGTGCTCGGCGTCGGATTCATCGTCGCCTCCGCGGTCTTCGCGCCTGCCGCGCCGGACCCCGAAAAGCTCTCCGCCTACGAGTGCGGTTTCAACGCGTTCGACGATGCGCGGATGAAGTTCGACATCCGGTTCTACCTGGTGTCGATCCTGTTCATCATCTTCGACCTCGAAGTGGCGTTCCTGTTCCCCTGGGCGGTCAGCCTCATGAAGCTGCCGGTTGAACAAATGCAATTCGCCTTCTGGTCCATGATGGGTTTCCTGGGCGTTCTGACCGTCGGCTTCATCTACGAATGGAAGAAGGGAGCCCTGGAATGGGAGTAA
- a CDS encoding AbgT family transporter, translating into MSDETGPRRRSLLDLVERVGDRLPDPVFIFLWLIGVLVVASIVCAALGVSAVNPITQETLVAKSLLEPGNVRLLLTEMAKTFTGFAPLGLVLLVMLGAGVAERVGLLDSAIRTLVTASPRRLLTPMVLVIGLLSNHAADSGIVVLPPLAAMVFAAAGRHPIAGLACAYAASIASFAGNPLPGQFDALILGFTEPAARLLDPHWTANLAGNWFFTAAGCLTFTLVGWWVTDRIVEPRLGPWEGPRSLGDDDQAPDAAPRGALLWAGLAALGVVLLWAALTLLPGAPLRDATAQGPAQWTPFFRSLITAFFLLFLAAGCAYGIRTRQIRKDSDVVRLAADSIAAMAPYIVLAFAASHFIAMFNWSNLGAITAIKGAAALRESGLPLPFILMGVTVLAAVLDMFISSASAKWAALGPVVVPMLMLLGVSPEMTTAAYRMGDSSLVIASPMSAYFILILGFAQRWKPGLGIGGLLAVLLPLGVAFFASALVMTGLWALFELATGPVAPFHYVIVAHGG; encoded by the coding sequence ATGAGCGACGAAACCGGCCCACGCCGTCGCAGCCTGCTCGATCTGGTGGAGCGGGTCGGCGACCGCCTGCCGGACCCCGTCTTTATCTTCCTGTGGCTGATCGGCGTTCTCGTCGTGGCCAGCATCGTCTGCGCGGCCCTCGGCGTGTCGGCGGTCAATCCGATCACCCAGGAGACTCTGGTCGCCAAAAGCCTGCTGGAGCCGGGCAACGTTCGCCTCCTGCTGACCGAGATGGCCAAGACCTTCACCGGCTTCGCGCCGCTGGGCCTGGTGCTGCTGGTCATGCTGGGCGCCGGCGTGGCCGAGCGGGTCGGACTGCTCGACTCGGCGATCCGGACCCTGGTCACCGCCAGCCCCCGCCGCCTGCTGACGCCGATGGTGCTGGTCATCGGCCTGCTGTCGAACCACGCCGCCGATTCCGGGATCGTCGTTCTGCCGCCGCTGGCCGCCATGGTCTTCGCCGCCGCCGGGCGGCATCCGATCGCCGGCCTGGCCTGCGCCTACGCCGCCTCGATCGCCTCGTTCGCGGGCAATCCCCTGCCCGGCCAGTTCGACGCCCTGATCCTGGGCTTCACCGAGCCGGCCGCGCGACTGCTGGATCCGCACTGGACCGCCAACCTGGCCGGCAACTGGTTCTTCACCGCCGCCGGCTGCCTGACCTTCACCCTGGTCGGCTGGTGGGTGACCGACCGCATCGTCGAGCCCCGCCTCGGCCCCTGGGAGGGCCCCCGCTCGCTGGGAGACGACGACCAGGCTCCCGACGCCGCGCCGCGCGGCGCGCTGCTCTGGGCCGGCCTGGCGGCGCTGGGCGTCGTGCTGCTGTGGGCGGCGCTGACCCTCCTGCCCGGCGCCCCGCTGCGCGACGCGACAGCCCAGGGCCCGGCGCAGTGGACGCCCTTCTTCCGGTCGCTGATCACGGCCTTCTTCCTGCTCTTCCTGGCGGCGGGCTGCGCCTATGGCATTCGCACGCGCCAGATCCGCAAGGACAGCGACGTCGTCCGGCTCGCCGCCGATTCGATCGCCGCCATGGCGCCCTACATCGTGCTGGCCTTCGCCGCCTCGCACTTCATCGCCATGTTCAACTGGTCGAACCTGGGCGCCATCACCGCCATCAAGGGCGCCGCCGCCCTGCGCGAGTCGGGGTTGCCCCTGCCCTTCATCCTGATGGGGGTCACCGTCCTAGCCGCGGTGCTGGACATGTTCATCTCGTCCGCCTCGGCGAAATGGGCCGCCCTGGGCCCGGTCGTTGTGCCGATGCTGATGCTGCTGGGCGTCAGTCCGGAGATGACCACCGCCGCCTATCGGATGGGCGACTCGAGTCTCGTCATCGCTTCGCCGATGAGCGCCTACTTCATCTTGATTCTGGGGTTCGCCCAGCGCTGGAAGCCCGGCCTGGGGATTGGCGGCCTGCTCGCGGTCCTGCTGCCGCTTGGCGTCGCGTTCTTCGCCTCAGCCCTTGTAATGACTGGACTTTGGGCCCTGTTCGAACTCGCCACGGGGCCTGTCGCGCCATTTCATTACGTGATCGTCGCACACGGCGGTTGA
- a CDS encoding DUF47 domain-containing protein, producing MLSWFRAIMPKEDRFFELYRRHTQTLVSGAAALRELLDGGDGVPAACERIFRHEDEADAVAREGMLLVRKTFITPFDRIDIQSLFSSLDDSIDQMKKTAKAITLFEATEFEPQMREMADIIVKCANLTSEMVALLPQMRQNAGALNALAEQIVGLEDESDHVCDAGLKALYLKHRDGNAMGYIVGAEIYDHLEKVVDRFEDVANGITGILIEHL from the coding sequence ATGCTGAGCTGGTTTCGGGCGATCATGCCGAAGGAGGATCGCTTCTTCGAGCTGTACCGGCGCCATACCCAGACGCTGGTGAGCGGCGCGGCCGCCCTGCGCGAACTGCTGGATGGCGGCGACGGCGTGCCCGCCGCCTGCGAACGCATCTTCCGGCACGAGGACGAGGCGGACGCCGTCGCGCGCGAGGGCATGCTGCTGGTCCGCAAGACCTTCATCACTCCGTTCGACCGGATCGACATCCAGAGCCTGTTCAGCTCGCTGGACGACTCCATCGACCAGATGAAGAAGACCGCCAAGGCGATCACGCTGTTCGAGGCGACCGAGTTCGAGCCGCAGATGCGCGAAATGGCCGACATCATCGTCAAATGCGCCAACCTGACCAGCGAGATGGTCGCCCTGCTGCCGCAGATGCGCCAGAACGCCGGCGCTCTGAACGCGCTGGCCGAACAGATCGTCGGCCTGGAGGACGAGTCCGACCATGTCTGCGACGCCGGCCTGAAGGCGCTGTACCTGAAGCACCGCGACGGCAACGCCATGGGCTACATCGTCGGGGCCGAGATCTACGACCATCTCGAGAAGGTGGTCGACCGGTTCGAGGATGTCGCCAACGGCATCACCGGCATCCTGATCGAGCACCTGTAG
- a CDS encoding inorganic phosphate transporter: MDAALLILIFLIGVALLFDFLNGLHDAANSIATIVATRVLPPAAAVAWAAFFNFIAFLFFGTHVAKTVGSGIISPELVSDGVIFGALMGAICWNLITWWFGIPSSSSHALIGGLVGAGIAKAGVTAIVWKGLTKTVVAIVLSPAIGFVLALVLVLIVSWLFVRSNPAWADRVFRIMQLVSSALYSLGHGGNDAQKTMGIITALLFARGLTGGSFEVPFWVVITCHVAMGLGTLFGGWKIVHTMGSKITRLTPMQGFCAETGGAITLFLATHFGIPVSTTQTITGAIVGVGAARRVSAVRWGVAQQIVWAWVITLPAAGLMGALFYGVSQLFK; encoded by the coding sequence ATGGACGCCGCCCTCCTCATCCTGATCTTCCTGATCGGCGTCGCGCTGCTGTTCGACTTCCTGAACGGCCTGCACGACGCCGCCAACTCGATCGCCACCATCGTGGCGACGCGCGTGCTGCCGCCGGCCGCCGCCGTCGCCTGGGCCGCCTTCTTCAACTTCATCGCCTTCCTGTTCTTCGGCACCCATGTGGCCAAGACCGTCGGCAGCGGCATCATCTCGCCCGAGCTGGTCAGCGACGGGGTGATCTTCGGCGCGCTGATGGGGGCCATCTGCTGGAACCTCATCACCTGGTGGTTCGGCATCCCCTCCTCCAGCTCCCACGCCCTGATCGGCGGCCTGGTCGGCGCCGGCATCGCCAAGGCCGGCGTGACCGCCATCGTCTGGAAGGGCCTGACCAAGACCGTCGTCGCCATCGTCCTGTCGCCGGCGATCGGCTTCGTCCTGGCCCTGGTGCTGGTGCTGATCGTCTCATGGCTGTTCGTGAGATCGAACCCGGCCTGGGCCGACAGAGTGTTCCGGATCATGCAGCTGGTGTCGTCGGCGCTGTACTCCCTCGGCCACGGCGGCAACGACGCCCAGAAGACCATGGGCATCATCACCGCCCTGTTGTTCGCCCGCGGCCTGACCGGCGGCAGCTTCGAGGTGCCGTTCTGGGTCGTCATCACCTGCCACGTGGCCATGGGCCTGGGCACGCTGTTCGGCGGCTGGAAGATCGTCCACACCATGGGCAGCAAGATCACCCGGCTGACGCCGATGCAGGGGTTCTGCGCGGAGACCGGCGGGGCCATCACCCTGTTCCTCGCCACTCACTTCGGCATTCCCGTCTCGACGACCCAGACCATCACCGGCGCCATCGTCGGGGTGGGCGCGGCCCGTCGCGTCTCGGCCGTCCGCTGGGGCGTGGCGCAGCAGATCGTCTGGGCCTGGGTCATCACCCTGCCCGCCGCCGGCCTGATGGGCGCGCTGTTCTACGGCGTCAGCCAGCTGTTCAAATGA
- a CDS encoding NUDIX hydrolase, producing the protein MIESGAKGERTRQVAALCYRTVPRVEILLVTSRDTGRWVTPKGWPMKDRIDSDAAAQEAFEEAGVRGEVAAEPFGSFGYDKTLKSGEARSIVASLYPLRVETELPDWPERRQRARVWFTPSEAAAAVREEDLGALMLAFAETHRSHGWRTWPIVRLFQRLAGLEYSAPDAR; encoded by the coding sequence ATGATCGAGTCGGGCGCTAAGGGGGAGCGGACCCGCCAGGTGGCGGCGCTCTGCTATCGGACCGTTCCGCGCGTGGAAATCCTTCTGGTGACCTCGCGCGACACGGGTCGCTGGGTCACGCCCAAGGGCTGGCCGATGAAGGACCGCATCGACTCCGACGCCGCGGCCCAGGAAGCCTTCGAGGAGGCCGGCGTCCGCGGCGAAGTGGCCGCCGAGCCGTTCGGCAGTTTCGGCTACGACAAGACCCTGAAATCCGGCGAGGCGCGCTCGATCGTCGCCTCGCTCTATCCGCTGCGCGTCGAGACCGAGCTGCCCGACTGGCCCGAACGTCGCCAGCGCGCCCGCGTCTGGTTCACCCCTTCCGAGGCCGCCGCCGCGGTGCGGGAGGAGGATCTCGGCGCCCTGATGCTGGCGTTCGCCGAAACCCACCGTTCGCACGGCTGGCGCACCTGGCCCATTGTCCGGCTGTTCCAGCGGCTGGCCGGCCTGGAATACTCCGCGCCCGACGCCCGCTAG
- a CDS encoding glycosyltransferase — protein MVLQDAPVRRAARLVDTTMLFAPRSGGVKRYLLAKRAWLSRNRPEIRHTLVAPGPRDFYDGHGRVSIYAAPLPFGDGYRWPLSKTAWMERLIRQRPSIIEAGDPYTPGLAAQKAGERLGVPVVGFCHTDLAALAALHIGDWAEKPVRRRWATIYGGFDQAVAPSRFIAERLIEAGVRDAVALPLGVDTEVFHPDRADRQAVRRELGLAPRERLLVFAGRPAREKRLDVLVEAAERLGAPYRLLLIGAGAGAPPSDRTIQLDYVRSPESLARLLASCDAFVHANDAEPFGLIVLEALACGLPVVGVAAGGVAESVDDTVGVLAARSDGRAMAEAIDALFGRELDQVGRAARLRAEARHGWNAVFERLSAIYAGLTGNPAFVARPA, from the coding sequence ATGGTCTTGCAGGACGCGCCGGTACGCCGGGCCGCACGCCTCGTCGACACCACCATGCTGTTCGCGCCGCGCAGCGGCGGCGTGAAGCGATATCTGCTGGCCAAGCGGGCCTGGCTGTCGCGCAACCGTCCCGAGATCCGTCATACCCTGGTGGCGCCGGGGCCGCGGGACTTCTACGACGGTCACGGGCGGGTCTCGATCTACGCCGCGCCGCTGCCGTTCGGGGACGGTTACCGCTGGCCGCTGTCAAAGACCGCCTGGATGGAGCGGTTGATCCGTCAGCGCCCTTCGATCATTGAGGCCGGCGACCCCTATACGCCCGGGCTGGCGGCCCAGAAGGCCGGCGAGCGGCTCGGCGTGCCGGTGGTCGGTTTCTGCCATACGGACCTGGCCGCCTTGGCCGCCCTGCATATCGGCGATTGGGCGGAGAAGCCGGTGCGAAGGCGCTGGGCGACGATCTATGGCGGCTTCGACCAGGCGGTGGCGCCCAGCCGCTTCATTGCCGAGCGGCTGATCGAGGCGGGCGTGAGGGACGCTGTCGCCCTGCCGCTGGGCGTCGACACAGAGGTCTTCCATCCCGACCGGGCCGATCGCCAGGCGGTCCGCCGGGAGCTGGGGCTGGCGCCCCGCGAACGCCTGCTCGTCTTCGCCGGCCGTCCGGCGCGGGAGAAACGGCTGGACGTGCTGGTCGAGGCGGCCGAAAGGCTCGGCGCGCCCTATCGGCTGCTGTTGATCGGAGCCGGGGCGGGCGCGCCGCCGTCGGACCGCACCATCCAGCTGGACTATGTCCGCAGCCCCGAAAGCCTGGCGCGTTTGCTGGCCAGCTGTGACGCCTTCGTTCACGCCAACGACGCCGAGCCCTTCGGCCTGATCGTGCTGGAAGCCCTGGCCTGCGGCCTGCCGGTGGTCGGCGTGGCGGCGGGCGGCGTGGCGGAATCGGTGGACGACACGGTCGGCGTCCTGGCCGCGCGCTCGGACGGCCGGGCGATGGCGGAGGCGATCGACGCCCTGTTCGGGCGGGAGCTGGATCAGGTCGGCCGAGCCGCGCGTCTGAGGGCCGAGGCGCGGCACGGCTGGAACGCGGTGTTCGAGCGGCTGTCGGCGATCTACGCCGGTCTGACGGGCAACCCGGCCTTCGTCGCCCGCCCGGCCTGA
- a CDS encoding toxin-antitoxin system HicB family antitoxin → MRVKPEVLETIERLAASELRSVNAQVEILLREALARRGISRLGREPDDG, encoded by the coding sequence ATGCGGGTTAAGCCCGAGGTGCTCGAGACGATCGAGCGCCTCGCGGCGTCCGAGCTGCGCAGCGTCAACGCCCAGGTCGAGATCCTGCTGCGGGAGGCCTTGGCCCGTCGAGGGATCTCTCGCCTGGGACGGGAACCGGACGACGGCTGA